In the Mesorhizobium sp. M1D.F.Ca.ET.043.01.1.1 genome, AGCGCCTGTTCGACCCGCGGCTCGATTTCGCCGTCCGCGAATGGGCCAGGCGCTCGGCCGACGTGCGGCGCATGATCGACCAGGCCGACGACGAGCGCCTTACCGCCATCCGCGACATGTACCGCCGGCACGGCTATGACGACGAGGACGCCTTCATCCGGGCGCGGGTGCTCTACTACATGCAGATCGGCTATTACGTGCTCGACCTCAAGGAGCCGGTCGAGGCCCGCGTCAGCCATCTCGCCGCCTATCTGCGCTCCTTCACCGGCCAGGAACCGACGGAGGCGGATGTGGCGCATTTCATGCGTTTCATCGCGGCGCGGTGATATCGCCGCCCAGCCACGATCAACCTTAGCGTTCAAACAAAGCCTGGGTGTGGCTTCGCTGCCCTTGTGAGCGGTGATAAAATGGTCGATTAGTCTTGCAGGGGGTCGCCCGAAATCGTCGATGCGATTTCGGTCGAAAGTGCGTTGGGGCGGAAGTCTGGAATGGCAAGTCCTTCGAAACCACGCAAGAGAAGAGGCCGGATCGCCTCGGCGGCTCTTGCTGTCGACGCGTGGCTCGATTCCTCGCTATATGAAATCGGCTTCAAGGCGCGCGAATTCTGGGAAGCGGCAACCATCTTTTCCCGCCGTTTCCGCCTGCATGGCTGGCGGCGCGCCATCATCGAGGTGCTGAGCGAAGGCTTCACCATGGGCGCAGGCGGCTTCGTGGTGCTTTTGGCGCTCGCCATGCCGGCCTTCGAGATCACCGGCGGCGATTGGCGCAACCAGGGCGACTTCGCCGTCACCTTCCTCGACCGCTACGGCAACGAGATCGGCCAGCGCGGCATCATCCAGCGCGATTCCGTGCCGGTCGACGAAATGCCGGACATCGTCATCAAGGCGGTGCTGGCGACCGAGGACCGGCGCTTCTTCGACCACTACGGCATCGACGTGCTCGGCCTGTCGCGGGCGATCTTCGAAAATGTGCGCGCCAATTCGGTGGTCCAGGGCGGCTCCAGCATCACGCAGCAGCTCGCCAAGAACCTGTTCCTGTCCAACGAGCGCACCCTGGAGCGCAAGATCAAGGAAGCGTTCCTCTCGCTGTGGCTGGAGGCCAACCTTTCCAAGAAGGAGATCCTGCAACTCTATCTCGACCGCGCGTATATGGGCGGCGGCACGTTCGGCATCGAGGCGGCGGCGGATTTCTATTTCGGCAAGAGCGTCAAAGACCTGAACCTCGCCGAGGCGGCAATGCTGGCCGGCCTGTTCAAGGCGCCGACCAAATACGCCCCGCACATCAACCTGCCGGCGGCGCGCGCGCGCGCCAATGTGGTGCTCTCCAATCTTGTCGATTCCGGCTTCATGACCGAGGGCCAGGTGCTGCAGGCGCGGCTGCATCCAGCCGATGTCGTCGACCGCGGCGAGCAGAAGAGCCCCGACTATTTCCTCGACTGGGCCTTCGACGAGGTCAAGAAGATCGCCAAGCCCGGCCAGCATTCGCTGGTCGCCCATACAACGTTCGACGCCAACATCCAGAAGGCGGCGGAAGAGTCGGTTGAGTTCCACCTCCGCCAGTTCGGCAAGGAATACAACGTCACCGAGGGCGCGGTGGTGGTGATCGAGACGAACGGCGCGGTGCGCGCCATCGTCGGCGGCCGCGACTATGGCGCGAGCCAGTTCAACCGCGCCACCAAGGCGCTGCGCCAGACCGGATCGTCGTTCAAGCCCTATGTCTACGCCACCGCCATGGAGCACGGCTTCACCCCGGACTCGGTGGTTTCCGGCGGTCCGATCAGCTGGGGCAGCTGGTCGCCACACAATTACAATGGCGGCTCGGCCGGCAACGTGACGCTGATCACGGCGATCGCCAAGTCGATCAACACCGTGCCGGTGCGGCTCGCCAAAGACCATCTCGGCATCGGTCCGATCAAAGCGATGGCGGAATCGATGGGCGTCGAGTCGCCGCTTGAATCGCACAAGACCATGGTGCTCGGCACATCCCTGATGACGGTGATGGATCAGGCGACCGGCTACAGCGTCTTCGCCCAGAACGGCTTCGTCGGCTCCAGGCACGGCATCACCCAGCTCGTCACCCGCACCGGCGACGTTGTCTATGACTGGACCAAGGACGCGCCGCCGCCGCACCGCGTGCTGTCGGAGAAGGCGCTGAAATACATGAACACGATGCTGGCGGCGGTGCCGGTGATCGGCACGGCCAGGCGCGCCCAGCTTCCCAACATCGTCGTCGCCGGCAAGACCGGCACCACGCAATCCTACCGCGATGCCTGGTTCGTCGGCTTCACCGGCAACTACACGGCCGCCGTCTGGCTCGGCAATGACGATTTCACGCCGAGCAACAAAATGACCGGCGGCTCGCTGCCGGCGATGGTGTGGCAGCGGCTGATGGTCTATGCGCACCAGAACATCGACCTGAAGCCGATCCCGGGCCTCGATCATCCGTTCGTCGACCCGGAGGTCGCCGCCAAGGCCGAGGAGGCGGCCAAGAAGGAGGCGGCGGATGACGCGGCGCAGACGGAAGCCGAGCGCCCGCCGGTGCTCTCCAGCCGCACCACCCAGATGCTGCGCGAGATGACCAGGACGTTCGAGGCGGCGCCCGTGCTCGACGCGCCGACTTCGCCGGAGACGCTGTCGGCGCTTTAGGATTTGATCCTGCACACGCCCTTGTCCCGAAGCTGGTTCCCGGGAGCATGTTTTAGTGGAGACTGGGCAATCTGAGACGGGCCCATTCGCCGGGTGGGATTTCAGCGCCGACACGGAAGTTGAACGACAAGACCCTCGTCGCGTCGGCGTCGACCTCGCACCGGAAGCTTAGGCGGTACCACGTGGTTGTGGTGCTGAAGGCGGTCTGCAGGGGGCTAAGAACGTTGCCCACCTTCAGCGGAATAGATGGCAGCCATTTGGGAGAATAAGAGGCGTCCTGCAATTCCTGGTTCAAAACGCTGCCGCAAAGGTTGGCAACTCGCTGATCGCGAGGCACGCCGGACATCGAGCTTGTGGCCAGCGCATCGCCGGTAGCGCCCTGCGAGTAGAGCTTTCGAACACCCGGAAGGCCCGAATAGATCGGCGACCCAGCAACGGCGGCGTTGGTGGAACTTGGCGTCCCGGCGTTCCTGCTTCGGGACTTCGATCCCTTTGCAGGCTTGAACTTCAGCGCGTTTGCGGGTTGGGGCTTTGGCTTGTCGGCGGTTTGCGCGCCTGCCTCTTGCCCGTCTGCCTGTTGTTTATTCGTGTTTTGGGCTGCCCGCTTTTCCTCGCTCTGCGTGGGCTTGGCGTCCGTCCCGGCGGTTGCCGGCTTGTCGTCAGCCTTGCTTGGATCTGCCTGCTGATCGGCGTCTGCCGGCGCGGCAGATTGCTTCTCCGCCGGCTTCGGCGCGGCAGGCGGCTTGGAATTGTCATCCTTGGCCGGCGACGGCGCATTGTCTCGGTCGCCGCCTCCATCCAGGGATTTCCTCGGGCCGGTATCCTTGTCGCCGTATTGAAAAACGGGCTTCAGCACAGCGATTGGCGGTGGCCTCGGTGGCTGCTTTTCCGGCAGAGGCGGCTTTTCGACTTTCTGCTCGGGCGGTTTTTCAGCCTTCGGCTCCTTTGGCTGCGGCGCGGGCTGAGGCTTCGGTTTCGGCTGCTCGGGCGGAGGCACGAGCGCGACATTGACCGGCTGGTCCTGATCCGGCGGTTGGGCAGGTCTCGGCAGGCCATGGACCAGAAACGCCGCGATGAGCACATGCAGGATCAGCGACGCGGGCAAGGCCCAAGCCAAATTCCAACGCCGTTCTTCCGTCTCGCCCTTCATCCCGGTCGATGTGGAACCAAATGGCGGCCGCTTCAAGCACAGGCACCCGATTGAATGGCCACCTGCGGCACGGCGGGAGGGAACCTTGTGCTGCTTGTCCGGCAGAAAACGACTTGGTGGCCGTATGCCATCGCGTGAGTTCCGGAAGCGCGGCAAGCCGCCATTTGGATGCCGGTTTCACCTGAATATCGCCACGCCTTCGAGCGAGCCGGCTTGCCACGCCACCCCGCGCCGCGATATCCCGAACAACCTCCTCAGTTCCGGCCCTGCATGCTCAAGACCGCCTTCCTCACGCTGCTTTCGCTTGCAATCGCCATCGGCCTCGGCGGCGGCAGCGTCTGGTACGCCCTCAACGCGCAGGATGGCGTCGGCGCGATCCGCATCGGCCAATGGACCGCTTTTCCAGAAATCGGCACCCAGACCGCCGACCCCTATTCCAAGGCCCGCGTGGCGCGCGAGGGCGTGCTGGCGCTCGGCCGGGCGGAGGGGCTGTCCTTCGTCGCCGAGCGCGACGAAGCCGGCGAGCCGCTGAAACGGCAATGCGCCTATACGATCGAGGGGGGCTATCCGACGGCCCGGTTCTGGACGCTCTATGCCGCCGACCAGTCGCTCGGCGTCATCGACATCGGCAAGGCAAGGCAGGCCGCGCTGCAATCCTACGAGGTGTTGCGCCAACCCGACAATTCGGTCGTCATCTCGGTCGGCGACCGCCCTGCCCCCGGCAACTGGCTGCTCACCAGCGGCTTCGGCAAGATGTATTTCGTGCTCACCTTCTACGACACGCCGATCGCGTCGAGCACCGGGCTTTCCGACGTGACGCTGCCGCGCATCCTGAAGGCCGGCTGCCATGCGTAGGCTGCTGCATGCCCTGATCCTCGGGCTGCTCGGCGCCGGCATCGTGCACATCGCGGTGCTGTTCTTGGTGCCGGAATTTTCCGAACGCGATGCCTGGTCGCGGCTGGCAATGGCTTCCGACCTCTACAAGATGACGCGCCTGGACGCCGAGGCCGGCGGCGCGCCGGTGGTGAAGTCGGTCGACCCGATGTTCTATGCCGCCGCCTGCCGCTTCGATCTCGCCGACGGGCTGGTGCGGGTCAGGGCGCCGGGCAACGTGCCATTCTGGTCGGCCTCGGTCTATGATCGCAGCGGCCACAACATCTATTCCTTCAACGACCACAACGCCAACAGCGAGAAGCTCGATGCCGTGGTGCTGACACCGGCGCAGATGATCGATGTGCGGCGCGATCTTCCGGAGGAGCTTCAGGGCGCGATCTTCGTCGAGGCGCCCATCGAGGAAGGCATCCTCGTCGTACGTGCCTTCGTTCCCGACGACAGCTGGAAGCCGATCGTGTCACGCTTCCTCGAGCAGAGCGCCTGCGAGTTGCAGGACTATTAGCATTTGCTGCGATTCCGGACGGAAAACCGCTACACACTTTTTTCCTGGAATTGCTCTGGCGAGCAAGCTCAGTGATGCGGCACTGGAGGCCGCGGCGGCTTGTCCGGAGAGTCCTGGCGCCCCGCGCCGGCTTGCGGCTGCGGCTCGTAGCGGACGCCGGGGAAGATGATGACCGCGGCCGCCGTATCGGCAGCGTGATTTACTCGATTGACCGGTGCCGTTCTCGGCACAAAAGACAGGACCATGCCCATGGTTCGCGCATTCCTCTCGGTTTGACCGGAGCACAACGCAACGCCTCCAAAGTTGATTAAGGCGGGCAGAGGGTTAACGGAGCGCTAACGGATCGCGGCTAATTTGATCTTTGTTCCCTGGAGACGCGGAACCGGCCCGACCGGATTGCGCGGGGCCAGTTCTGTGTCGAGTATCGGGCGTATCCTCCGTGTCTTCTTCGGATTTCAGGCACATCGCTATCCGGACCGAAGCGGGAAAAGCCGAAAGGCTTTTCCGCGCCGCCGTGTCCGCATTCTGCTCGCTGACGCGCCCCTCGCGCCGCGAGATCGCCCAGCTCGAGGATCTGACGCTGCCGCTGTTCGACGAGGTGTCGGTCGAATCGCGCCGCTATGTCGCCGCCGCGCTTTCCGAATGCGAGTATGCGCCGACCGCGCTGGTGCGGCGGCTGGCCGAGGAGCCGGTCGAGATCGCCGCGCCGCTGCTCACCCGCTCGAACGCGCTGAGCGACATCGACCTCATCGCGCTGATCGGGCGCCACGGCCTGCCGCATGCGCGCGCGATCGCGCGGCGCAAGCAGCTCAATGCGACCATCGCAGACCTGATCCGCGCGCTGGAGAAGCCGACGCTGGTCAAGACGCGACCACCGGAGACGGTCACCAAGCTCGCGCCGGTGAAACCGGAGCCCGCTTCCACGACCGAAGACCGTCGCCCGGATCCCGGCGTGGCCGAAGAGGATGCGCGACGCCGCCTGCGCTCGATGATGCGCCCCGCCGGCGAAGGTGCCACCGTCAACCTGTTCCTCGGCCAGCCGACCTATGTAAGGCTGCGCGAGACGGCGCTGACCGGCAACGCCGCCTTCTTCCAGACGGCGCTTGCCGATGCGCTCGACATCGATTTTGCCACGGCCCGCTCGGTCACCGGCCAGTCGGGCTACGCCGCACTGCTCGCGGCGCTCAAGGCGCTCGACCTCAGCGAGGACAGGGCCTTCCTGATCGCGGTCGCGGTCTGTCCGGCCGAATTCCCGCATCCGCAAGCGATCCGGCTGTTCCTCGACCGCTACCGGCTGCTGCATCGCGAGGCGGCGCTCGACAGGGTGCGGGCCTGGAAGGCCGAGGCTCTGTCGCGGGCGATCCGCGGCAACGCCGCCGAGACGGCAAGCGCCGGGCGCCGGGCATCGAAGGCCGATGACAAGGCTGCCGGCCGCAAGGCGTCCTGACCGGCTTAAAGCGCTTCGCGCTGAAAGGATCCAGGCGACGCGCTTTTCAAGTCTTTGTTTTGATATCGTTGTCCCAGAGCCGCAGCACACATCCGGGTGACATGCCCAAGAGTAATTCCAGGAAAAGTGTGTAACGGTTTTCCATACGGAATTGCGTAAAAACAAATACTTAGAGCGGTTCGGCGATTCTATGAATCGCTGAAAACGCTCTCGGCCATGAACCCATAAATGCGGCATGAGCAACTTTGGGTGAAAAGCGGCCAGGCCGCTTTAGGGCTGGCAGAGGGTAAAGCGGCGCCCCGGTGTCGCAAAAGTCGTCGCGTAGGGTGGACTTTTGTACCCGACATTCCGCGACAGATTTTTCGCTTGAAAATCAACGAGCCGATGTCGTCGCGAAACTCGGCATTTCCGCGACACGACAAAGTGACAAGCGCCTCTTGACTTAGAGCGCACTCTAACTCGTAGCTTTCTGCGCGTCGTGACGAAAGATGGGCGTTGATGAAGATTGGCGAGCTGGCGAAGCGTTCGGGACTGTCTGCCTACACTATCCGTTACTATGAGCGGATCGGGCTGTTTCCCCATGCCGACAGGGACCAATCGGGCCAGCGCGACTACGACGCATCAATCCTGACCTGGATAGAATTTCTCGATCGTCTCAAAACGACCGGGATGCCCATTCGGGAAATGCTGCGTTACGCGGCCTTGCGGGAGCGCGGCGTCGACACGGAAGCGGAGCGCAGCGCGTTGCTCGAACAGCACCGTGAGCGTGTCCGTGCGCATGTGGCCAAGCTGCAAGCCTGCCTTCTCGTCCTCGACACCAAGATTGCCGGATATGCCGGCAAGGAACAGAGGATGAAGGACTATGACGCACCAATCCCCGAACGTCGGCGAAAGCCGGCTGGAACGCGGCAAGCGGGCGCTCGCTGAAATCGACGGCCAGGCCGGCCACAATGTCATAGCCGCCCTGGCTGACATTGCCCCCGACTTCGCAAACTACGTGTTCGAGTTCTCGTTTGGCGACATTTACAGCCGCCCCGGCCTGGATCTGCGCGCCCGTGAGATCGCGACAATCGCGGCACTGACAGCGATGGGAACCGCGACCCCGCAACTGAAAGTCCATATCGAGGCGGGACTGAATGTCGGGCTGACCAAGGTCGAAATCACCGAAACCATCATACAGATGGCGGTTTATGCCGGCTTTCCCGCGGCGCTCAACGGGCTGTTTGCGGCCAAAGAAGTCTTCGCCACCCGGTTTCCCGTCCAAAAGGGGGAAGCGGCATGATGAACCTTCACTGCATTCGCGAATCCGACCACGCCTGGAAGGCTTTGGGACGGGTTCACCTGGCGGCCAATGTTCTCGCAATAGTCCAGCCTGCCCTCAGTGCGGCTGTGGCTGCGCGCACATGAGTCTACGGCCTAGTCGGTCTTCACCGAAAGAAGCTCTTCGACCGGAACAGTTCCAGCCTCGATCTCGACAACCCAGATGTCGGGGTCGAATTTCTTCTCCCGCTCCAGCCGCGCATCGAAGGCCGAGCCATCCTCGCTTGTATCGAACTGGATGAAGAAGCGCTCCTCGGGTTTGGCCGAATCGTAGCTCGTCTGCGGCGCCGGCCCATAGAGGACCACCTCTCCCATCCGCCCGCGCGACAGCACGAAGACGGCGCCCGCCTCGGTGGCGCCGCGCTTGACCACGGCCGCGAAACCGCCGGCGCCGAAGACGCGGCGCACAAGGGCCGATACCCAAAGGTCGGTGGTTACGCGCATGAGAGGGTTCCGAGCGACATGCGCGGTCCTTACAGCATCGGCAGCGGAACCGGAATGGCCGCAGAGGGCCTCAGTTCGTCAGGCCGATCTCGCGCATCTTGACGTAGACCGCTTCGTCCGGATCGCCGGTCTCGGGCAGGCCGAACAACGCCTGGAACTCTTTGATCGCGGCCTTGGTGCGGGCGCCGACGACACCGTCGAGCTGCATGTCGTCGTTGCCGAAGGCCTTGAGGCCGGCCTGGATCTTGACGATGCGGGCGTCCGGCGTTTGCGTCGCGCCATTGGCTGGGGCGGAGACCGGGATCGGCACCGGCGCGGCCGCCTGAGCCGCAGTTGCCGGTCTCGGCGCCGGATGCGGAATGGCCGCGGTCGTCTGCCGGGCGCCGAGCTGGTCGAGCAGCGCGTCGTCGATCTCGCCGGATGACGGCAGCCCGACCTTGACCTGATAGGCCTGGATGGCTCTCCGCGTGGCCGGACCTGTGAGGCCGTCAACGGTGCCGTCGTAGAAGTTGAGATCCTTCAATATGCCCTGCACCTGCTGGACGACCGGGTCGGGCTTGGGAGCCGGCTGCGCCGGCGCCTGCCGCACGATGTTGATGGTGGTCTCCGGCTCATTGGAGACGGCATGCGGGAAATTCTCGATGCTCCTGGTGGCGAAGAAGGCTCCCGTATGCGGGAAAGGCTGGTACCAGAGCGCGTTGGCCGAAACGTAGAAGAGCGTCACAAGGAAGGCGGTCGAGCCGCCGACCATAACCGGATTGCGCGACATCATCTGGCCGACCGCCACGGCGCCCTCGGCAAGGACGCCGCGCTCGGGTTCGACCACCTTAGGCCGTCTTGCGGAGCGAGCCATTGCTGTCCCCATCTGCATCCCCCTTCGGCTTTGCAACCGGCATCGGCAGCACGCCGGACGGCGCGCCCGAGCGCCGCTTCGGTCCGTTCACCGGCAGGCTGATCGTCACCGTCGTGCCCTCGCCCGGAGCGCTCTCGATCGACATCGTGCCCTCGTGCAGCGCCACCAGGCCCTTGACCAGCGAAAGGCCGAGCCCGGTTCCCTCGAAACGGCGCGTATAGTCGTTCTGGATCTGCATGAACGGCTTGCCGAGATTGGCCATATCCTCCTCGGCGATGCCGATGCCGGTGTCGCTCACCCAGAAATGCAGCCGCGAGCCGACGCGCTTGGCGCCGATAACCACGCTGCCGCCGTCGGGCGTGAATTTCACGGCGTTGGAAACCAGATTGATCAGGATCTGCTGCACCGCCCGGCGGTCGGCGTTGATCTCGCCGGCGTCCGGCGCGATCTGCCCACCGAGAGCGATGCTCTTGGCGTCGGCCAGCGGCCGCATCATCGAGCGGCACATATCGACGGCATCGGCGAAGCGGAACGGTTCGAGCTCCGTCGTATAGGCGCCGGCCTCGATGCGCGAGACGTCGAGGATCGAGGTGACGACGGACAGAAGATGCTGGCCGGACTCCCTGACCAGCCCGACATATTCCTTCTGGCGCGGATCGCGGAAGGCGCCGAACATTTCGTGCAGCAGCATGTCGGAAAAGCCGATGATGGCGTTGAGCGGTGTGCGCAGCTCGTGGCTGACCACCGCCAGGAAACGGCCCTTGGCCACTTCGGCGGCAGCCGCAGCCTCCCTGGCCGAGGCAAGTTCTTCGCGCAGCATTGCGACGTCGTCGTTCTCACGAAGCACGAAGGTGAAGATGTCCTGCTCAAGCGCGCCGCGCATCAATTCCAGGCGGAACGGGCGGAAATTGTCGGCCGCGCCGCCACCGTCGCGCGGCAGCCGGATGCGCAGGTCGAGCCGGCGCTTCGGCGCGCCCTCGCGCATGTCGGCGAGCGCGGTGAGATAGGCGACGCGGTCGGAAAGATGGACGCGCTCGAACAGGCCCGTGCCGAGCAAGAGCTCCGGCGCCAGCTTCAGAACGGAGCGCGCCTTGGCCGAAGCGTCGAGCACTTCGCCCTGGCGGCCGACGCGCAGCACGACGGCGTCGATGATCTCCTCGAGACGGTCGGCTGCAGGTTGCGCCTGGCGCGCGTTACCCGGGTTGGCGAAGGCCGCCGCGCGCGGCAAGAGCGTAAGCGCCCAGGCAAGCGGCAGCAGCCAGTGCCAAGTGGCGGTCCCGCCCGCGCCGAGCGGCAGGACCTGATCCGCGACAGGCTGCAGGAGAATGGCGGCGACGGCAGCCAGCGCACCCGAAAGGGCAGCGCGGCGCGATCCGGCGATCCACCAGGCCTCGAGCGGGAAAGCGACGGCAAGCAGCGCGACCGGCGAGGCAAGGCCACCTGCCGCGGCAATCGCGCCGGCAAGGGCGAGGCCACCCATCGCGACTGCCGCACGGCCGGCGAACGCCATGCGGCCCGTGGCGGCAACGAGAAGCGCCGCGAACCAGCACAGGCCGAAAGCGCCGAAGATCGCGGCCACGGTGACGGCCGCACCGAGGCTGGAGGTGACCAGCGTCACCGCCGCGCCCGCGGCGAGAAAGGGAGCGGCGAGCATGACACCGATGAAGCGGCGCTGGCGCAGGCGCTCGGCCTCGCCCGTGACGGTCGGATGAACCATGCGTTCGCAGCCGGCGGCAACCGCGCCAGGCAGATGAACGTATCTGGCCGTAATCGAACTCAACGCACTCGTACCCGGTCGTGAAGCTGCCCTGCTTTGCAGGTGACTCTTAATTGGCTTGAAATTCGCACCCAGCGTTTAAAGAATGGATAAGGCAGGCGAGACGAGCGCTCCGCCCGCGGTAAATATTGGGACGCCGGCGTGGGAAAGCCCGTCGATCTGCCGCCATGGTAAATGGAGCGTTAGCTGCAACAGCCGCGCCAGGCTTGCCGGAAATCCCGCGCCGACGCTTCTCCCTTTCGAAATTTTCCTTTTAAAACAGAGATATAGATGGTTATCATAAAGTTAATGCAATCGATGAGATTTGAATGAAATCAATCTCGAAAACCAATCCTTTCGAATTTATCTAAAATTTGCAGAAAATTCGCGGCTTCGGCGCAAGCCGTCCTTTGCGCGGCTGTGCCACTATCCCGCCCATAAAAGAGGTCATGCCGATGGATGCATGATCCGGTCACGGACGAGAGGCATTGAGATGGGCTTTCTGATCAGGATGGCTTTCTGGTTTTCGCTGGTGCTCCTGGCGCTGCCGCTCAGCGTCGGCCCGGACGAGGATGGCCGCGAGGCGGTCGGGCCGATCCAGGCGCTGTTTGCGGCGCGCGAGGCGGTCGGCGACATTGCCGGCATCTGCGAGCGCAAGCCGGACGTCTGCGAGACCGGCAAATCTGCCGTGCACACCATCACCGTCCGCGCCCAGGAAACCGCCAAGATCGCCGCAGCCATGCTTGACGACCAGCAGTCCGAAAGGCCGGGAGCGAAGGTGGCGGAAACCTCCGCCGAGACCACCGGCAGCGTCGCCAAGGACATCGTCCTGCCCGCCAAGGTCAACATTCCGAAGATGCTGACGGCGAAGAACTGAGATTCC is a window encoding:
- a CDS encoding MerR family transcriptional regulator, with the protein product MKIGELAKRSGLSAYTIRYYERIGLFPHADRDQSGQRDYDASILTWIEFLDRLKTTGMPIREMLRYAALRERGVDTEAERSALLEQHRERVRAHVAKLQACLLVLDTKIAGYAGKEQRMKDYDAPIPERRRKPAGTRQAGAR
- a CDS encoding carboxymuconolactone decarboxylase family protein translates to MTHQSPNVGESRLERGKRALAEIDGQAGHNVIAALADIAPDFANYVFEFSFGDIYSRPGLDLRAREIATIAALTAMGTATPQLKVHIEAGLNVGLTKVEITETIIQMAVYAGFPAALNGLFAAKEVFATRFPVQKGEAA
- a CDS encoding DUF930 domain-containing protein, which translates into the protein MKGETEERRWNLAWALPASLILHVLIAAFLVHGLPRPAQPPDQDQPVNVALVPPPEQPKPKPQPAPQPKEPKAEKPPEQKVEKPPLPEKQPPRPPPIAVLKPVFQYGDKDTGPRKSLDGGGDRDNAPSPAKDDNSKPPAAPKPAEKQSAAPADADQQADPSKADDKPATAGTDAKPTQSEEKRAAQNTNKQQADGQEAGAQTADKPKPQPANALKFKPAKGSKSRSRNAGTPSSTNAAVAGSPIYSGLPGVRKLYSQGATGDALATSSMSGVPRDQRVANLCGSVLNQELQDASYSPKWLPSIPLKVGNVLSPLQTAFSTTTTWYRLSFRCEVDADATRVLSFNFRVGAEIPPGEWARLRLPSLH
- a CDS encoding PAS domain-containing sensor histidine kinase; amino-acid sequence: MVHPTVTGEAERLRQRRFIGVMLAAPFLAAGAAVTLVTSSLGAAVTVAAIFGAFGLCWFAALLVAATGRMAFAGRAAVAMGGLALAGAIAAAGGLASPVALLAVAFPLEAWWIAGSRRAALSGALAAVAAILLQPVADQVLPLGAGGTATWHWLLPLAWALTLLPRAAAFANPGNARQAQPAADRLEEIIDAVVLRVGRQGEVLDASAKARSVLKLAPELLLGTGLFERVHLSDRVAYLTALADMREGAPKRRLDLRIRLPRDGGGAADNFRPFRLELMRGALEQDIFTFVLRENDDVAMLREELASAREAAAAAEVAKGRFLAVVSHELRTPLNAIIGFSDMLLHEMFGAFRDPRQKEYVGLVRESGQHLLSVVTSILDVSRIEAGAYTTELEPFRFADAVDMCRSMMRPLADAKSIALGGQIAPDAGEINADRRAVQQILINLVSNAVKFTPDGGSVVIGAKRVGSRLHFWVSDTGIGIAEEDMANLGKPFMQIQNDYTRRFEGTGLGLSLVKGLVALHEGTMSIESAPGEGTTVTISLPVNGPKRRSGAPSGVLPMPVAKPKGDADGDSNGSLRKTA
- a CDS encoding peptidoglycan-binding protein; this translates as MARSARRPKVVEPERGVLAEGAVAVGQMMSRNPVMVGGSTAFLVTLFYVSANALWYQPFPHTGAFFATRSIENFPHAVSNEPETTINIVRQAPAQPAPKPDPVVQQVQGILKDLNFYDGTVDGLTGPATRRAIQAYQVKVGLPSSGEIDDALLDQLGARQTTAAIPHPAPRPATAAQAAAPVPIPVSAPANGATQTPDARIVKIQAGLKAFGNDDMQLDGVVGARTKAAIKEFQALFGLPETGDPDEAVYVKMREIGLTN
- a CDS encoding DUF2336 domain-containing protein; the protein is MSSSDFRHIAIRTEAGKAERLFRAAVSAFCSLTRPSRREIAQLEDLTLPLFDEVSVESRRYVAAALSECEYAPTALVRRLAEEPVEIAAPLLTRSNALSDIDLIALIGRHGLPHARAIARRKQLNATIADLIRALEKPTLVKTRPPETVTKLAPVKPEPASTTEDRRPDPGVAEEDARRRLRSMMRPAGEGATVNLFLGQPTYVRLRETALTGNAAFFQTALADALDIDFATARSVTGQSGYAALLAALKALDLSEDRAFLIAVAVCPAEFPHPQAIRLFLDRYRLLHREAALDRVRAWKAEALSRAIRGNAAETASAGRRASKADDKAAGRKAS
- a CDS encoding DUF1214 domain-containing protein, which translates into the protein MLKTAFLTLLSLAIAIGLGGGSVWYALNAQDGVGAIRIGQWTAFPEIGTQTADPYSKARVAREGVLALGRAEGLSFVAERDEAGEPLKRQCAYTIEGGYPTARFWTLYAADQSLGVIDIGKARQAALQSYEVLRQPDNSVVISVGDRPAPGNWLLTSGFGKMYFVLTFYDTPIASSTGLSDVTLPRILKAGCHA
- a CDS encoding DUF1491 family protein, which gives rise to MRVTTDLWVSALVRRVFGAGGFAAVVKRGATEAGAVFVLSRGRMGEVVLYGPAPQTSYDSAKPEERFFIQFDTSEDGSAFDARLEREKKFDPDIWVVEIEAGTVPVEELLSVKTD
- a CDS encoding DUF1254 domain-containing protein, with translation MRRLLHALILGLLGAGIVHIAVLFLVPEFSERDAWSRLAMASDLYKMTRLDAEAGGAPVVKSVDPMFYAAACRFDLADGLVRVRAPGNVPFWSASVYDRSGHNIYSFNDHNANSEKLDAVVLTPAQMIDVRRDLPEELQGAIFVEAPIEEGILVVRAFVPDDSWKPIVSRFLEQSACELQDY
- a CDS encoding penicillin-binding protein 1A: MASPSKPRKRRGRIASAALAVDAWLDSSLYEIGFKAREFWEAATIFSRRFRLHGWRRAIIEVLSEGFTMGAGGFVVLLALAMPAFEITGGDWRNQGDFAVTFLDRYGNEIGQRGIIQRDSVPVDEMPDIVIKAVLATEDRRFFDHYGIDVLGLSRAIFENVRANSVVQGGSSITQQLAKNLFLSNERTLERKIKEAFLSLWLEANLSKKEILQLYLDRAYMGGGTFGIEAAADFYFGKSVKDLNLAEAAMLAGLFKAPTKYAPHINLPAARARANVVLSNLVDSGFMTEGQVLQARLHPADVVDRGEQKSPDYFLDWAFDEVKKIAKPGQHSLVAHTTFDANIQKAAEESVEFHLRQFGKEYNVTEGAVVVIETNGAVRAIVGGRDYGASQFNRATKALRQTGSSFKPYVYATAMEHGFTPDSVVSGGPISWGSWSPHNYNGGSAGNVTLITAIAKSINTVPVRLAKDHLGIGPIKAMAESMGVESPLESHKTMVLGTSLMTVMDQATGYSVFAQNGFVGSRHGITQLVTRTGDVVYDWTKDAPPPHRVLSEKALKYMNTMLAAVPVIGTARRAQLPNIVVAGKTGTTQSYRDAWFVGFTGNYTAAVWLGNDDFTPSNKMTGGSLPAMVWQRLMVYAHQNIDLKPIPGLDHPFVDPEVAAKAEEAAKKEAADDAAQTEAERPPVLSSRTTQMLREMTRTFEAAPVLDAPTSPETLSAL
- a CDS encoding TetR/AcrR family transcriptional regulator, whose protein sequence is MIMTAPQSEPAPANIKVTRSDWINLALETLISDGIESVRVLTLGQKLGVSRSSFYWYFESRQDLLDQLLKHWHETNTTAIVERAWRPSETIIMGVMNVFECWADERLFDPRLDFAVREWARRSADVRRMIDQADDERLTAIRDMYRRHGYDDEDAFIRARVLYYMQIGYYVLDLKEPVEARVSHLAAYLRSFTGQEPTEADVAHFMRFIAAR